Genomic window (Chrysiogenia bacterium):
TGGTCATCGGCGCGTGCACCCAGCACAGCAACGGCAAGGCAACCACGGCACCCGACCTTTCGTTTCCGGCCGTGAGCGGCGGCGAGCTCAAAATCGCCGACTACCGCGGCAAGCTCATCTACGTCGACTTCTGGGCGACGTGGTGCGGCCCCTGCACGCAGGCCATTCCCGAGCTCAAC
Coding sequences:
- a CDS encoding TlpA family protein disulfide reductase, which codes for MKQHLRTILLALGLVVIGACTQHSNGKATTAPDLSFPAVSGGELKIADYRGKLIYVDFWATWCGPCTQAIPELN